From Acidobacteriota bacterium, a single genomic window includes:
- a CDS encoding ATP-binding protein translates to MKRPPWRLGLRGELLILPPTALLLLMVLSTFTLSSYRGGLFLLAEERRAEAARLASEVAARVEASAMPTAADLRRGAPAALGVDLLDARGVARTSFGTLTLETTRLPPLSEITAAQGFGPDGSLPYSVMGVAPLGPSEARRYVRLELDAAELGAQLRGVRVLSWVVLPANGAILILLLFFLRHLLRPIDALFDRAERFGRPEVEGEDEVGFLLRTFERALETLSEEGPPASDELEALRRTLAPSLDSGVLLLDAGGQVVALNEVGGDLLGCRLEKPGTALEEVLVGHPRLTRLLASAIAGGGGVTRQEIDLDRGATIGVTLHPLRRDDGAVRGYLALFADLTESRRQAREVRLSESLEGLGELAGGVAHELRNSLATLKGYLTLIEKSPGEDSIQDFLAEIRRESDHLQRILEDFLTFARPGSARIERFSLLAMARRAAGDPALAEAAVEVVCESEESRLLCDGDAQLLERAVRNLLHNAVEAERAAGREPAPELRLRRLGEELEVAVLDRGVGVPEELQDRLFRPFVTGRAEGVGLGLALAHRIVSLHGGRLSLSPREGGGSAGRIRIPVDAIVTNRNNSD, encoded by the coding sequence GTGAAACGACCGCCGTGGCGTCTCGGGTTGCGTGGCGAGCTGTTGATCCTGCCGCCGACGGCGCTCTTGCTGTTGATGGTGCTCTCGACCTTCACCCTCTCGTCCTATCGCGGCGGTCTGTTCCTGCTCGCCGAGGAGCGGCGGGCCGAGGCGGCGCGCCTGGCCAGCGAGGTCGCGGCTCGCGTCGAGGCCAGCGCGATGCCGACGGCGGCCGATCTGCGTCGCGGTGCGCCGGCAGCTCTGGGGGTCGACCTGCTCGATGCACGCGGTGTGGCGCGCACGAGCTTCGGCACGCTGACCCTCGAGACGACACGTTTGCCGCCGCTGTCCGAGATCACCGCGGCCCAGGGGTTCGGTCCCGACGGCAGCTTGCCCTACTCGGTGATGGGTGTCGCGCCGCTGGGGCCGAGCGAGGCTCGCCGCTACGTTCGCCTGGAGCTCGATGCCGCCGAGCTCGGGGCCCAGCTACGCGGCGTCAGGGTGCTGTCCTGGGTGGTGCTGCCGGCCAACGGGGCGATCTTGATCTTGCTGCTGTTCTTTCTGCGTCACCTGCTGCGGCCCATCGATGCTCTCTTCGACCGCGCCGAGCGCTTCGGGCGCCCCGAGGTCGAGGGTGAAGACGAGGTCGGCTTTCTGCTGCGCACCTTCGAGCGCGCCCTGGAGACCTTGTCAGAGGAGGGGCCGCCGGCGAGTGACGAGCTCGAGGCGTTGCGTCGTACCCTGGCGCCGAGCCTCGACAGCGGTGTGCTCCTGCTCGATGCCGGCGGCCAGGTGGTGGCCCTCAACGAGGTCGGAGGGGATCTTCTCGGCTGTCGATTGGAAAAGCCCGGGACGGCCCTCGAGGAGGTTCTGGTCGGGCATCCCCGGCTCACCCGCTTGCTGGCGTCGGCGATCGCCGGTGGCGGCGGCGTGACGCGCCAGGAGATCGACCTCGATCGCGGCGCCACCATCGGGGTCACCCTGCATCCGCTGCGGCGCGATGATGGTGCTGTGCGCGGTTACCTGGCGCTGTTCGCCGATCTCACCGAGAGCCGGCGGCAAGCGCGCGAGGTGCGCCTGTCGGAGAGTCTCGAGGGCCTCGGCGAGCTCGCCGGAGGGGTGGCCCACGAGCTGCGCAACTCGCTCGCCACCCTCAAGGGGTACCTCACCCTGATCGAGAAGTCCCCGGGGGAGGACTCGATCCAGGACTTTCTCGCCGAGATTCGGCGTGAGTCGGACCATCTGCAGCGCATCCTCGAGGACTTCCTGACCTTCGCACGGCCGGGTTCGGCGCGCATCGAGCGCTTCTCCTTGCTCGCCATGGCCCGGCGCGCCGCCGGTGATCCGGCCCTCGCCGAGGCGGCGGTGGAGGTGGTGTGCGAGAGCGAGGAGTCGCGGTTGCTGTGCGATGGCGATGCCCAGCTCCTCGAACGGGCGGTGCGCAACCTGTTGCACAATGCCGTCGAGGCGGAGCGCGCCGCCGGTCGCGAGCCGGCCCCGGAGCTACGCCTGCGGCGCCTCGGCGAGGAGCTCGAGGTGGCGGTGCTGGATCGCGGTGTCGGGGTGCCCGAGGAGCTCCAGGACCGGCTCTTTCGGCCCTTCGTCACCGGTCGCGCCGAGGGGGTGGGTCTCGGCCTCGCTCTCGCCCATCGCATCGTCAGTCTGCACGGCGGGCGACTCTCCTTGAGCCCTCGGGAGGGCGGCGGCAGCGCGGGTCGCATTCGGATTCCGGTTGACGCAATTGTTACGAATCGTAACAATTCTGATTGA
- a CDS encoding prepilin peptidase, with protein sequence MFLEFTAAFYAALFGLAIGSYLNVVIHRLPLGLSTIAPRSRCPVCRSAIRARDNIPVLSYLLLRGRCRRCGVPIGARYALVELATGALFVACILHFGISLAALVAMLFCALLLALAGIDFDHFLLPDKLTLPGTAVGLALQPWIPWTDFRGALLGAVAGAGILLAIWGGWYLLRGEEGMGLGDVKMLAMVGAFLGWKGMVVTFFVATAAGAMVGLLLIVSGRSGRRARLPFGVFLSLGSLVGLFWGRSLADTYLGML encoded by the coding sequence GTGTTCTTGGAATTCACGGCGGCTTTCTATGCTGCCCTCTTCGGCCTGGCGATCGGCAGCTACCTCAATGTCGTCATCCATCGGCTGCCGCTCGGTCTCTCGACCATCGCGCCGCGGTCGCGTTGCCCCGTCTGTCGTTCGGCGATTCGCGCCCGCGACAACATTCCCGTCCTGAGCTACCTCCTGCTGCGCGGCCGCTGTCGCCGCTGCGGTGTCCCGATCGGTGCCCGCTATGCCCTCGTCGAGCTGGCGACCGGTGCTCTCTTCGTCGCCTGCATCCTGCACTTCGGAATCTCCCTCGCGGCTTTGGTGGCGATGCTCTTCTGCGCCCTGCTGTTGGCGCTGGCGGGGATCGACTTCGACCACTTTCTGCTGCCCGACAAGCTCACCTTGCCAGGCACCGCCGTCGGTTTGGCGTTGCAGCCGTGGATTCCCTGGACGGATTTTCGCGGCGCGCTTCTGGGGGCGGTGGCCGGGGCCGGCATTTTGCTCGCCATTTGGGGCGGGTGGTATCTCCTCCGTGGCGAGGAGGGCATGGGGCTGGGCGACGTCAAGATGCTCGCCATGGTCGGGGCCTTCCTGGGTTGGAAGGGCATGGTCGTCACCTTCTTCGTCGCCACCGCCGCCGGCGCCATGGTGGGCCTGCTGTTGATCGTCAGCGGTCGCTCCGGTCGCCGTGCCCGGCTGCCCTTCGGCGTCTTCTTGTCCCTCGGCTCGCTGGTGGGCTTGTTCTGGGGGCGTTCCCTGGCGGACACCTATCTGGGGATGCTGTGA
- a CDS encoding class I SAM-dependent methyltransferase, whose translation MSKSEGGGFTRGDGLLEGLLARLRARRANHLIPEHLRGGRILDIGCGSQPYFLSHTSFKEKFAVDQLPPSGEQTTIAWHTLDLNRAPKLPFEDGHFSVVTMLAVVEHLDPAGLEQLLVDIHRVLAPGGRLIITTPAPWSDGLLRFMARVGLVSSEEIDEHCYAYTPGLLGWYFGRGNFAMRKIRFGYFEMWLNVWATAER comes from the coding sequence ATGTCGAAAAGCGAGGGCGGGGGTTTCACCCGCGGTGATGGTCTCCTCGAAGGTCTGCTGGCGCGTCTCAGAGCGCGGCGGGCGAATCATCTGATCCCCGAGCACCTGCGCGGGGGCCGCATTCTCGATATCGGTTGTGGCTCGCAGCCGTACTTTCTCAGCCACACATCGTTCAAGGAGAAGTTCGCGGTCGATCAGCTGCCGCCGAGCGGTGAGCAGACCACCATCGCCTGGCATACCCTCGACCTCAACCGGGCTCCCAAGCTGCCCTTCGAGGACGGTCACTTCTCGGTCGTCACTATGCTGGCGGTGGTCGAGCATCTCGATCCTGCCGGGCTCGAGCAGCTTTTGGTCGACATTCACCGGGTCTTGGCCCCGGGGGGCCGCTTGATCATCACCACGCCGGCGCCGTGGTCCGATGGCCTGCTGCGCTTCATGGCGCGGGTCGGCCTGGTGAGCTCGGAGGAGATCGACGAGCACTGCTACGCCTACACTCCGGGCCTTCTGGGGTGGTACTTCGGGCGCGGCAATTTCGCCATGCGCAAGATCCGCTTCGGCTACTTCGAGATGTGGCTCAACGTCTGGGCGACGGCGGAGCGCTGA
- a CDS encoding prepilin-type N-terminal cleavage/methylation domain-containing protein, giving the protein MLCRTRRNRSGFTLIELLIVVAIIGIIAALLVPNMIDALQKSKQKRTMMDSRNVGNSMMAWLTDTATAAAAGASGTVSLADWTGTASISEMESALVPIYIQKIPRLDGWKQSFLYRLDLADPESDQVFLIGSGGRDLSTPSGTYTVGSFDPTDYDQDILWADGFFLRWPQK; this is encoded by the coding sequence ATGCTTTGTAGGACTCGCCGAAATCGTTCGGGATTCACCCTGATCGAGCTCCTAATTGTCGTTGCCATCATCGGCATTATCGCGGCTTTGCTGGTCCCCAACATGATCGATGCGCTGCAGAAGAGTAAGCAGAAGCGCACCATGATGGACTCGCGCAACGTCGGCAACTCGATGATGGCCTGGTTGACGGACACCGCCACCGCCGCCGCCGCCGGTGCCAGTGGCACGGTCTCGCTGGCGGATTGGACCGGGACGGCCTCCATCTCCGAGATGGAGTCGGCCCTGGTGCCGATCTATATCCAGAAGATTCCTCGCCTCGATGGCTGGAAGCAGAGCTTCCTCTACCGCCTCGATCTCGCCGATCCGGAGTCCGACCAGGTGTTCTTGATCGGCAGTGGCGGTCGCGATCTGAGCACGCCGTCGGGAACCTACACGGTGGGGTCCTTCGACCCGACGGACTACGACCAGGACATCCTGTGGGCCGACGGATTTTTTCTCCGCTGGCCTCAGAAGTAA
- a CDS encoding M20/M25/M40 family metallo-hydrolase — protein MILRSLLIWVVCLLCPAVLLAESAVTPAETERWLRDYLRIDTSNPPGNEHLAAAFLADLLHREGIATQLLVTASGRTNLFARLPGRRSGEGLLLVHHMDVVPPGPGWKVEPFAGKIEDGVLWGRGVIDVKSLGIAQLAALISLKRQGVVLERDVALLAVADEESGGGQGAAWLWQHHPEIFAGIAAVINEGGANRKPPAGLLWWGIETAQKRPFWLRVSTTGRGGHGSGLNPHSAMHKLTRALARVLNRPASFRVTDAARQYLGAVAPYDSPQFEPYYRDLDAYVKADGPTGPMLPGVANLFLDTVQLTVIEGGERINVVPARASALLDVRLLPDTDNQVFLEDLRQVLGSGVAIEVLVASPPAAASPTDTRLFAALEAVLSPEAPVVPAFIAGFTDSRFFRERGVTTYGVSPFALGGLELQGIHGANESIPLAEFARGTERLFRVVEMYTSDWQFQD, from the coding sequence ATGATTCTCCGCTCCCTCCTCATCTGGGTAGTCTGTCTCCTCTGTCCCGCCGTGCTCTTGGCCGAGAGCGCGGTGACGCCGGCGGAGACCGAGCGCTGGCTGCGCGACTACCTGCGAATCGACACTTCGAATCCGCCGGGGAACGAGCATCTCGCCGCCGCCTTCCTCGCCGATCTGCTGCATCGTGAAGGCATCGCGACCCAGCTCCTGGTCACCGCGTCTGGTCGCACCAACCTGTTCGCCCGGCTGCCAGGGCGGCGCTCCGGCGAAGGGCTTCTCCTGGTCCATCACATGGATGTGGTGCCGCCGGGACCCGGTTGGAAGGTCGAACCCTTCGCCGGCAAGATCGAAGACGGAGTGCTCTGGGGTCGCGGCGTCATCGACGTCAAGAGCTTGGGAATCGCTCAGCTCGCGGCGCTGATCTCTCTCAAGCGCCAAGGGGTTGTCCTCGAGCGCGACGTCGCGCTGCTGGCGGTGGCCGATGAGGAGAGCGGTGGCGGTCAGGGAGCCGCTTGGCTGTGGCAGCACCATCCGGAGATCTTCGCCGGCATCGCGGCGGTGATCAACGAGGGCGGGGCGAACCGTAAGCCGCCCGCCGGGCTCCTCTGGTGGGGTATCGAAACGGCCCAGAAAAGGCCTTTTTGGCTGCGCGTTTCGACCACCGGTCGCGGTGGCCACGGCTCCGGCCTCAACCCTCACAGCGCCATGCACAAGCTGACTCGGGCCCTCGCTCGGGTGCTCAACCGGCCCGCGAGCTTCCGGGTCACCGATGCCGCCCGCCAGTATCTCGGCGCGGTGGCGCCCTACGACTCGCCGCAGTTCGAGCCGTACTATCGGGATCTCGACGCCTACGTCAAAGCGGACGGTCCGACGGGACCGATGCTGCCCGGCGTCGCCAACCTCTTTCTCGACACCGTGCAGCTCACCGTGATCGAGGGCGGTGAACGGATCAATGTGGTGCCGGCGCGGGCATCCGCCCTGCTCGATGTGCGCCTGCTTCCAGACACCGACAATCAGGTCTTCCTCGAAGATCTGCGCCAGGTGCTGGGATCGGGGGTCGCGATCGAAGTGCTGGTGGCTTCGCCGCCGGCCGCGGCCTCGCCCACGGACACCCGTCTGTTCGCTGCCCTGGAGGCGGTGCTGAGCCCCGAGGCCCCGGTGGTGCCGGCTTTCATCGCCGGATTTACGGACTCGCGCTTCTTCCGCGAACGGGGCGTGACGACCTACGGTGTCTCGCCCTTCGCCCTCGGCGGTCTCGAGCTTCAGGGCATCCACGGGGCCAACGAATCCATTCCCTTGGCGGAGTTCGCGAGGGGAACGGAGCGCCTATTCCGTGTTGTCGAGATGTATACCAGCGATTGGCAGTTCCAGGACTGA
- a CDS encoding prepilin-type N-terminal cleavage/methylation domain-containing protein: MLSKLTRKQQGFTLIELLIVVAIIGIIAALLVPNFIDALQKAKQKRTVADERDWGVAAMSWLTDEVGAAAAGANTTVNLADWTGNSSLSAINSALVPRYIQKSPEFDGWKNSFQYELDIDNPLAERVMIVGSGGRDGDLSGLTGTLTVGSFDPTDYDQDILWADGFFLRWPERTTQ, from the coding sequence ATGTTGAGCAAGCTGACTCGGAAGCAGCAGGGTTTCACCCTGATCGAGCTGCTGATCGTCGTCGCCATCATCGGTATCATCGCCGCCCTGCTGGTTCCCAACTTCATCGACGCTCTGCAGAAGGCGAAGCAGAAGCGGACCGTCGCCGATGAGCGTGACTGGGGCGTCGCCGCCATGTCCTGGCTCACCGACGAGGTCGGTGCTGCCGCCGCCGGTGCCAATACCACCGTCAACCTCGCCGATTGGACCGGTAACTCGAGCCTGTCGGCGATCAACTCGGCCCTGGTGCCGCGCTACATCCAGAAGAGCCCCGAGTTCGATGGTTGGAAGAACAGCTTCCAGTACGAGCTCGACATCGACAACCCGCTCGCCGAGCGCGTCATGATCGTCGGCTCCGGTGGCCGTGACGGCGACCTCAGTGGTCTGACCGGCACCCTCACCGTGGGTTCCTTCGACCCCACCGACTACGACCAGGACATCCTCTGGGCGGACGGCTTCTTCCTGCGGTGGCCGGAGCGCACCACCCAGTAA